AAGAACTTGCATATTTATACCATTATTCCGAAACACACAAATTACACCGCTCCTACTGGTGCTACCAACTGCATAAACATTAACATGTAGCCTAGAGTACCTGCTAAATTCTCTACATGTTACTTGCTTTTTTGAGTTTGAAGAATGCAAAGAACACGACAGGAGGAAATTTCCTCGTGATCTCACGAAGCTCTCGAACTACCCTGGCTTTGCCTGAATCGCGACAATCCCTACTTAGAAGATTAATTGGTCCTGGCAGGACCACCCCCCCTCCACCCTCGGGAACCCGCCAATCCATTCTTGTACTtgtcattcacttctcactttgtCCCATATTCACCCTATTTGAGTCACGGATTGAGGAAGGGCTTGGTAGAACCTGTGGAGCTGGTAAGGCTTGTAGAGCACTAGCAAGAGAGCGTACAATAGCCGCCATCTTCCCATGCATGGTTGCGGAAAGTGGATCCTCTTGCTTTGACCCCCCTATTTTTGTTCAGATCTGCATCAAGCTTCTCTGGATCATCACCACCCGTGAAGTGTGGTCACCCTCAGAGTCATACTCCATGTCTTCATCCATGGAGCCGCTACCAGCCTGACTGCCCTCGCGTCTCCCTTCTCGGTACCTTCTTCTGCCACCTCGGTAATTAGGGTTCCATCCCCACGCAACTCGGATGTCTTGGAAAATGACTGCCGACAGTGAATAAACCCCGTCAAAACATGCTCCTTTTATACACGACCAAACTTCCCACAAACAACGCACTAATCCAGGAGTCTCTTACCCTGTAGATTTCCCTCTTGCTTCCCCCAACCAGCGAGTGGCTTCCACACATCAATCTTTAGTCGAGTGTAGAAAAAAACTGCAAAATCAAAGGAGCTCCCTTAGTAGCAAAGAACTCCCCGACCTTTGCAGCCAGGGAGGGCACCAAATGGTTGTACCCATCTAGAAAATCATGAATCTGGATCCACATGTGTCAGGTGATTGAGCTCAATGGTCGACGGCTTAGTGAAACCATCATATGGTGCCATGAGAATGCTATTGCCGCGAAAGGACCAAGAGCCACCATTCATCACCTTCTCCCAATCTCCGAGCCAGGAGAATTGCATACTATATAGATTCTCATCCAGCGGCTTGATCCAAACCTCATGCGGCAAGGCATCCTCATTGACGATCACTTCGACCAGATCCTCCTCTGTCAGGCACTGAGGCACATGATCTTCACCATACTCTCTAAATCCTCCTACTCCGCCATACCAGACGACGAAGCGCCATCGCAAGAGAAACTCATGAACAAATCAGGAAACCCTAACAAAAGTTCCAAGGCCGGGAAGCGGTGCAAAGGCCGCTCCTTAATCAGCAAGGTTAAGACAATCTCAACATAGACGTGAGGAAAAACCCTAACAGCCAGCACCTGAAGGAAAAGTCTTGCGGCAAAAATCTGGACCATTTCTCAACTTATTGAATTGGAATGAACTATTCTTAGGGTAAAATTGTAATTAACTTCTTTTTTAGAATCAACTGGGATTAAATAGACATGCTAAGTCCCTACCCCTATTAGAGCAGCGAATTACATGCAAACTATCATTTGGGTCCAACACCGACGCACGAAAAAAACGAATCGAGCCAGCTCGTTTTGTCTTGTCTCACTCGACTCCCCTTCAAACGTCTGACGCCGGCCTCTCGCCTCGCCATATATAGTTCTCCATCCCGCCTCTCCCTCGACCCCCTGTCGGCCGCTGCACCGTCAAATCGCCAAGAATCAAAAACGCGGTGGAGGTTGAGAAGGTTGGGAAGGAGTAGGCCCAGCTTGTCATGATTTGCTTCATCCATGCATGATCCCCCTTGTGGAGTGAAGTGGAATGTTAAAGATACAAAAGTGAATCGTAGGATCTCGTCTTACCCCTCGGCTGGCTAGAGCAAAACAAGCAACCGATTGAGCAGctagcgcgaaagccgttgcgcgttagcgcatccgCTTTCTTGCTAGACTGCAAATCTTTTCTTTCCTGTTTCCGTGGTCTCTTAAAAGGCATTGGTCACCTTAAAAAAAAAAAGGGAAGTCTAGCGTGCTTCTTTATACCCAGAGAACGACCCGGCCCGGTCCAGTAGATGATGATGGTTGGCTTTCCTCTGCTGCACGACCGCCGAGGGTCGTGTGggcgggccgggccgggcccgagTAGCGCAGGAAGGGTAACCGAAGCTCGGCGAGGGAGGCGCACGCACGCACTCTCCGCTCGCTCCCACTCttcccttcttcctcgcctccgtCCGTCCCGTCTTATCGGCCCCTCCCCAAATCCCTCCTCCCTTCCCCAAACAAATCCATCCCCCCGGCGACATCTCCCGCAAGCTGAGACCAGGCGCCGTGCGTGCATCCCTCGGCGCGGCGGTCCCTCTCCTCTTCTTCCGCTGGCGCTGGCACTGGGCTAGCACGGAGTGGGGATCGATCGGCCGCCGGCCTCTCCGTCCCCTCGCCCACAGGTACGCCGGATCGTGCTGGCCCGTCCCCCTTTTTTTCTCCACCAGTTCCCGCCGCGCGGccgccttttcttcttcttctttccttttatGTCTATATATCCAATCCAATCCAATGCGTCCGGCCGGCGGTTTCCCCCGCCCCGCCCCCGAATCCGTCCGTCCGTCCTAGGGTTCCGTGCCAGGCGCGGCTTGTTTTTTTTTCCTCATCAAGTCCCCCCCAGCACTGTGTGCGCGTGCTGATCGAGACGGACGGTCAGGCCGGGCGACGGCCGCCGGGAATGCGTGCGGCCAAGAAAGACTCCAATGTTCGTCTTCCGGCGGGGTCAGATTTTGTCCGCGGCAGTGTGGATCGATTCACTCACTCACTGACCCACTGGCTGGATGGATGGCTGATGGTCTTTATCGGTACTACTAGAATATCTGCCCCGTGTCTGTCAGGGTTTGGTCTTATTAAAAACATCCATCTACCTGTACCAGGGGGTGCCATCTGATGGCTGCTTGATGCCACCtttatgaatgaatgaatgaatgtggCATCTTCTTAGATAGATCCACCTGATGACCAGGTGAGGTGATGATGACTGTTGTATACTAGCAAAACAAACCAGAAGCATTTGCCTGCATCCTGCATGTAATGTGTGTCAAGTTATGCGCATGCACACGGCCGTCCGTCGTCAGGGATTTTTTTTACAAGTACAAGCAAATGATCCAAGGATATGTAGCTGTTGTGACATGCTGAGTACTTCACCCTTGAACTGGCCATTTGCAGCACTTCACAAATGAACCAGGACTTCATAGTGTTATCCAATGATACATGCATCAGTTCTTGCATTTACTAAGCCGCATTTGTTTGGCAGATGAAGGAAGCCTTTGATCCGCCCGCCTCGGCGGCAGCAGCAACGCCAGAAGCAGATAACGGCGCCTCCATCTTCACGAGGAAAAACAtttggagtgatgcggctgccgagggAGACGACGATTCCTCGCCTTGGCCGTGTATGTGTACCGGTTATAATCTGATCAAGTCTCTAGGCAACCTTTCGGCTCTTGGTTCTTATTTTGCTGTCAATTCCTTTCTCATCCTGCAGGGGACGGTGTGAAGAGTGAAGAGGATGCCGATTTTCTTTCTCATGCAAACAGGGCTTTGTCGTTTCTGGTATGAGTGTATACCCTTTGTTGTTTACTCGTACATTTTTACAGCACTGtctattttataaaaaaaatgaatCAAACACTACCTCTTCTCTAATTTGGGTTCTATTTTTCTGAACTAAAAATATTTGCTATAGTCCAACTGACTAGATAAATATATTGAATCTTTAATTACTCAAGCATAACACACCCAGGGACATTGTATTTATTACCAAGATTATTTGACATTTCAGCTTGTTGTCAGTATGATATGAACACTCAGTTTAATTCAGGAGCGGAATATGCATTCACATTCTCATGGGTCTTTTAAGTGCGAGATGTTGCTGCATTTTATGCATGTGCTCAGATGTGCCATTGTTTAACATAGCACAATGAATAGAGTTATTGTTCACTTGTTCGACAAGTATGTGCAAAGTAAAGTATGTTTTAATGAAGCCATGCACTTTGTGAATAACATGCTCTATATTACACTGGATGGTTTTGTTTACCGAGATTCAAACAACTCCTCCCTTCTCAGGATTATGAAGCAGAGTCTTCGGAGTGCAAGTATGCTACTGACATTGGGTCACATGTATATCCCAAGGAAGCAATGTCACCACAAAGTGAATATGATAGGCAGCGCCCTTACCTTCCTTTATCGAGCTGTTCTTGGGATTCTTCTTCATCACTGGAAGCGATGTCAGGCAATCGAGATGCATCAGGTCATGTAATGGCAAAAGGCGGAACCAAAAGTGATATCTTTGCGCCAAGGCATGATTATCTTGCGTCATGTCCTACTACTGGTCCTCACATGAGAAGATCGTATACTGAAGCAGCTAAAGTTGATTGTAGCTTCGATTGTCACTCAGAGCAGCACTACAAAGGATTGGATCGATTTACTCCCTTCGCAAACTGCAATGGTCAATCTATTGAATGCCGCAGTGAGGTATATCTTTGGACCATTAGTTGCACTGGAAAGCAAAGATTACATGCATATATTGTTGTGTATCTGACATATGTAGTAAACAGTCAAAACCTTTTTGTGTATAGATATATCCCTTGTTGACGAATTCTCATTGATACAGATAGCTGATATGCCCAGAGGGGGCCGCTGTGTTGACGAGGCTACTTCGTTTTCAAGTCGATGGTGCTTCGAAAATGGGGGCCGGGGCTCTTCACTACCTGGAGGGCTGACATATGGCGATGAGATCCCTTCTCTGTCTAGTCGGAGGTGTAATGGCAGTGGGGTGCTTTCACGCTCAAGCCAATGGCATTATGGTGCTGAAATTTCCTCGCTCTCAAGTAGGCAAGGTTATGGCGATGAAATCCCTTCTCTGTCTAATCAGAAGTTTAATGGCATTTCACGCTCAAATCATTGGAACTACAGTGCTGAAATCCCCTCCCTCTCACGTAGACAGAGTTATCGTGATGAGATCCCTTCTCTGTCTTCTCAAAAGTCTAATGGCATTTCATACCCAAGACAGTGGCAGCAGTATGGTGCAGACATCCCCTCGTTCTCAAGTAGACAAGGTTATGGTGAGGAGGTTCCAACAATGTCTCACCATTGGCGCTGCCGAGATAAGATACCTTTGTATTCTGGTCAGAGGTGCCATGATGCTGAGGCACGTCGATTATCAAGCTACCAGCAAGGTCCTTTTCGTGGGAACAGGCAGCCAAGAGACAGTTTTGCCCATGGTATTGTTAGTAATCAGCAAGTCAAGATGACTGCAACCAGACATACTGGCACAAGACCACGGGTGTCTAATAGAGTTGTAAACAGCACTAGCAACTACAGAAATGGCAGGAGGGATAACCCACCGAGAAATT
This region of Triticum aestivum cultivar Chinese Spring chromosome 2D, IWGSC CS RefSeq v2.1, whole genome shotgun sequence genomic DNA includes:
- the LOC123050981 gene encoding uncharacterized protein; the encoded protein is MKEAFDPPASAAAATPEADNGASIFTRKNIWSDAAAEGDDDSSPWPWDGVKSEEDADFLSHANRALSFLDYEAESSECKYATDIGSHVYPKEAMSPQSEYDRQRPYLPLSSCSWDSSSSLEAMSGNRDASGHVMAKGGTKSDIFAPRHDYLASCPTTGPHMRRSYTEAAKVDCSFDCHSEQHYKGLDRFTPFANCNGQSIECRSEIADMPRGGRCVDEATSFSSRWCFENGGRGSSLPGGLTYGDEIPSLSSRRCNGSGVLSRSSQWHYGAEISSLSSRQGYGDEIPSLSNQKFNGISRSNHWNYSAEIPSLSRRQSYRDEIPSLSSQKSNGISYPRQWQQYGADIPSFSSRQGYGEEVPTMSHHWRCRDKIPLYSGQRCHDAEARRLSSYQQGPFRGNRQPRDSFAHGIVSNQQVKMTATRHTGTRPRVSNRVVNSTSNYRNGRRDNPPRNSEEIRDQVCGPRASKVNNTSTPTAKKDILSPLVRRDQFNKSDFSIQYEQAKFFMIKSYSEDDIHKGIKYNVWASTPNGNSKLDTAFHDAQILMKEKGTKCPVFLLFSVNTSGQFVGLAEMLGPVDFKKTMDFWQQNKWNGFFPVVWHIVKDIPNRLFKHITLENNDNRPVTFSRDTQEIGLPQGLEVLKIFKAYRHGTSILDDFDFYEEKENTRCARKGINADSLHEARLSYFGTDDLKSMGDIEANMESLNLHEPWD